A single genomic interval of Zingiber officinale cultivar Zhangliang chromosome 4A, Zo_v1.1, whole genome shotgun sequence harbors:
- the LOC121972391 gene encoding uncharacterized protein LOC121972391, whose product MPLRLLTRARADRLFYLLIVGHHHSTAIIHRRRCFLCLWSLWSQDSTEPLPHRLIVDAGPWFFSPLPASSSISHRQRGNEGHWLGEADLTVTSSSGHYITKARVSDSDSTVGHTQLGEFWIKELDARRVSQLLDLDHFIGG is encoded by the exons AGCAAGGGCCGACCGACTGTTCTACCTCCTGATCGTCGGCCATCATCACTCGACTGCCATCATTCATCGCCGGAGGTGCTTCTTGTGTTTGTGGTCATTGTGGTCGCAGGATTCTACCGAGCCTCTTCCCCATCGGTTGATTGTTGACGCTGGGCCCTGGTTCTTTTCTCCACTGCCGGCTTCTTCTTCCATTAGCCACCGACAGAGAGGGAACGAGGGGCACTGGTTAGGAGAGGCAGATTTGA CAGTAACTTCTAGTTCCGGTCATTATATCACCAAGGCACGCGTCTCCGACAGTGACTCAACAGTCGGGCATACGCaattgggtgagttttggattaaG GAGCTTGACGCGAGACGTGTTTCTCAATTATTGGatttggaccactttattggag gttga